The proteins below come from a single Parageobacillus thermoglucosidasius genomic window:
- a CDS encoding C40 family peptidase produces MRRQLVLALLLGGSVFAAGARAEQAEASVNYDHIVPAAKQYIGVPYRWGGTTAKGFDCSGFIRHVYQSIGIDTPRTATDMYRMGKRVDKSALRVGDLVFFNTSGKGVSHAGIYIGNNRFIHSSSSKGVTISSLNDSYWKKTYIGAKRVLAYRLAPGQFQDVPPSHWAFDEVRTLSEQELVIGYEDSYFKPDEPITRAEVAAYLAEYLDLNLSDRSVPFNDVPDGYWALGAIRAVQKQGIMNGSNGKFHPEDTLTRAQLAAVLTRAFRLQPPAAAKSFTDVPPSFWAFRDIQALAAAGIATGRTDGSFGPNDPVTRVQFAAFLYRAMHQ; encoded by the coding sequence ATGCGCAGGCAATTGGTCCTGGCTCTGTTGCTCGGCGGGAGCGTTTTCGCGGCAGGCGCTCGCGCCGAGCAAGCAGAAGCGAGCGTGAACTACGATCACATCGTTCCGGCGGCAAAGCAGTACATCGGCGTCCCATACCGGTGGGGCGGCACGACGGCTAAGGGATTCGACTGCTCGGGATTTATCCGGCATGTCTACCAGTCGATCGGCATTGATACGCCAAGGACGGCGACCGATATGTACCGGATGGGCAAACGTGTCGACAAAAGCGCTTTGCGCGTCGGTGATCTCGTCTTTTTCAATACGAGCGGAAAAGGAGTTTCCCATGCGGGAATATACATAGGAAACAACCGGTTTATTCATTCTTCTTCTTCCAAAGGTGTGACGATTTCATCACTGAATGATTCATATTGGAAAAAAACATATATCGGGGCAAAGCGGGTGCTGGCGTACCGCTTGGCGCCGGGGCAGTTTCAAGATGTTCCCCCGTCCCATTGGGCGTTCGATGAGGTGCGCACCCTGTCGGAACAAGAGCTTGTCATCGGATATGAAGACAGCTACTTTAAGCCGGACGAGCCGATCACCCGCGCGGAAGTCGCCGCGTATTTGGCAGAGTATCTGGATTTGAATTTGTCTGACCGCTCGGTCCCGTTTAATGATGTGCCGGACGGCTACTGGGCGCTTGGAGCGATTCGGGCGGTACAAAAACAAGGGATTATGAACGGAAGCAATGGAAAATTTCATCCGGAAGACACGTTGACGCGCGCGCAGCTGGCCGCGGTGCTGACGAGAGCATTTCGCTTACAGCCGCCAGCTGCGGCGAAATCATTTACCGATGTGCCGCCAAGCTTTTGGGCGTTTCGCGACATTCAAGCACTGGCGGCAGCGGGAATTGCGACGGGGCGCACAGATGGCTCGTTTGGCCCGAACGATCCTGTCACCCGCGTGCAATTCGCCGCCTTTTTGTACCGCGCTATGCATCAGTAG
- a CDS encoding S-layer homology domain-containing protein — protein sequence MRKYSFLLFFAIAFIFGGKTVDAHVVDLTNKAQVQSNYEDFYPLIARYKGTSGVTIESYSSKWRTTAQLKALEAELLANKHGPELSLLGKIMIFPDYPAGENVLGQYFAEYQIGKTLSLLPNRVIHLYGGNELTTVAQMATTLAHEYGHHFTYYYLINKEQLKPADWLRSKYAAARELFRYPSVHADGSGAYEWSLPEILAEDYVQLFGSPLAVKGHMQMNVHIPTPFELSSLQAYWKERLGNNYAVLSPLPLRLTGYMLDPSDASYYHLRLYLYSPKAPAYINAQDGNGRYASVNVGTRSAGVSESWYRPSALSDDVSWLFQKDWNDRVLFRAVLPMAKGFNRGSETLVVNYRNIAASVSSRPLFPDVEDEETKQAVKLLYDRGIITGYADGTFRPSEKLLRRHAASMLVRAFSLTLPEGYKVKATDMKEGDIGYKEMAIAEAHGLLGQGGKLRPNEYMTRAQMAVVLARACSDIYKQPEVLRPFRDVPPSFWAYNEIQTLAFNGITVADPFRPNEMITRGQFALFLKRTLEKK from the coding sequence ATGCGCAAATATTCTTTCCTTCTTTTCTTTGCCATAGCGTTCATCTTTGGCGGAAAAACCGTTGATGCCCATGTCGTTGACCTCACCAATAAAGCCCAAGTGCAAAGCAACTATGAAGATTTTTACCCGCTGATTGCCCGCTATAAAGGCACAAGCGGAGTGACCATTGAAAGTTACAGCTCGAAATGGCGCACGACAGCGCAATTAAAAGCGCTTGAGGCAGAACTTTTGGCGAACAAGCACGGCCCTGAGCTTTCCCTTCTTGGGAAAATCATGATTTTTCCTGATTATCCGGCAGGAGAAAACGTGCTCGGGCAATACTTCGCCGAATACCAAATCGGAAAGACGCTGTCACTGTTGCCCAACCGGGTCATCCATTTATATGGCGGAAATGAATTAACGACCGTTGCGCAAATGGCGACAACGCTTGCTCATGAATACGGACATCATTTTACCTATTATTATTTAATCAACAAAGAGCAGCTGAAGCCGGCTGATTGGCTTCGCTCCAAATACGCCGCAGCGCGCGAATTGTTCCGTTACCCATCCGTGCATGCGGACGGAAGCGGCGCTTACGAATGGTCGCTGCCGGAAATATTAGCGGAAGACTATGTGCAACTGTTCGGTTCGCCGCTTGCGGTTAAAGGGCATATGCAAATGAATGTCCACATTCCGACGCCGTTTGAGCTTTCCAGCCTGCAAGCATATTGGAAGGAGCGGCTTGGGAACAACTATGCCGTCCTGTCCCCGCTGCCGCTCCGCTTAACAGGCTATATGCTGGATCCGTCCGATGCATCATACTATCATTTGCGGCTTTATTTATATAGCCCGAAAGCGCCGGCATATATTAATGCGCAAGACGGCAATGGACGGTACGCTTCTGTTAACGTTGGCACGCGATCCGCGGGCGTATCGGAAAGCTGGTACCGCCCATCGGCGCTTTCTGATGACGTTTCATGGCTTTTTCAAAAAGATTGGAACGACCGCGTATTATTCCGCGCCGTTCTGCCTATGGCAAAAGGATTTAACCGCGGCTCGGAAACGCTGGTTGTCAATTACCGCAACATTGCCGCAAGCGTCAGCTCCCGTCCGCTCTTTCCGGACGTTGAAGACGAAGAGACGAAGCAAGCCGTGAAACTATTGTATGACCGCGGAATCATCACAGGCTATGCGGACGGCACATTCCGGCCAAGCGAAAAGCTGCTGCGCCGCCACGCTGCAAGCATGCTTGTCCGCGCATTCAGCCTGACATTGCCGGAAGGATATAAAGTGAAGGCAACGGATATGAAAGAAGGAGACATTGGATACAAAGAAATGGCCATTGCAGAGGCACACGGGCTGCTTGGACAAGGGGGAAAGCTCCGGCCGAATGAGTATATGACAAGAGCACAGATGGCGGTTGTGCTTGCCCGCGCTTGCTCCGATATATACAAACAGCCAGAGGTGCTGCGCCCGTTCCGGGACGTTCCGCCATCGTTTTGGGCATACAACGAAATCCAGACGCTCGCCTTTAATGGCATTACCGTCGCTGATCCGTTCCGCCCGAACGAGATGATAACAAGAGGGCAGTTTGCTTTATTTTTAAAACGGACGCTGGAAAAGAAATAG
- a CDS encoding S8 family serine peptidase yields MKKWKKTAVSLGLASALVLPSFAQASTMPPLEQWKKQHAQQHAAKARLSYQRLKEAKDQISEDTLIVKYKEKIPASVHRSLGATLKKSFPQLGYDVVTVQKGKTAKEVIRAYAKLKAVKSVTPSFTYKKVSTNDPKNDKMYPLSLLQIDKALQLAGKHSVTVAVIDSGVDTKHPDLKAQLLPAYNAVNPAGPVVKDIHGTHVAGIIGATANNGVGAHGINPNVKILPIDVFNGEWGASDYVIAQGILYAIEKGAKVINMSLVGYFNSPILEDAVKKAIDAGVTVVASAGNEATDEYAVPASYEGVISVGATDSKNHLANFSNYGPSVDIVAPGVDVYSTVYDPTKGASFAELSGTSMASPVVAGVASLILSKYPDLKPYEVEAILEKTATDLGEKGYDLKYANGLVNPVAALNFDIKKLPKKETWSDEAILAKAAPLQLTEETTTKTGSLTAPEQIDWLKVDVNAGESIQAVLEGAEDYDYKLILRFYPEGKKQSEKPINVNDTRAGEIEGKLFTAKENGTLVIGITDANGNYSTQGKSEYTLTLQKLTTLAEDNSTKDNPVAIEQLPFDSDKSEFAPLTFIPEKEGEVDHDYFTFKVEEPTTVKLNLSPVPGINSTISVYLAEDFYHPADPENGPYPIVPPVNNNGSGKGETVTFEADPEMEYVIEVASEPPLDFWYYGLFPQSSGANGDTPASAIPYRLTVEPVTMPPDEDGYPLTDDEEEPAPSEETTPAEEAQLNKKAKEKKDIIIIIEDNGPLSFEKEDIQHIKENALPYSLGDKQSAHIQFGEDRDFYKLSSVDDTAVYRFTFDVPDDMQPEAVVYEYDPKQDDLYPISEFNGYDYFTGQKTNTFTLFLEKGKQYYLSVANGRYQPSADPYTFTSEKLMDAPKDVNENNNETIRATVVQPNKAVTGNFALNNDEDIYYYKHRANDDIFTFFARPDKLANKASLPAELQGTLIPIATVVEDTNGNMTIDDEEAGKMVEFWPTGLNPLYDVNGSFKAKKNTGYFFIINSYPYDGLTLQSYRFGIETLPKKDEDAGSVVKNNVPSKPLSLKQSGNTFKATGYLNASVDYGDKDYYVFTAAKDGKFTVQLAGGVTMDGVISIYNEKGGLVQTFDYYGEGDSEIATVTLKKGKYYIVVEDSFARPSAQPYTLSVSPVK; encoded by the coding sequence ATGAAAAAATGGAAAAAAACAGCCGTTTCGCTTGGGCTTGCGTCCGCACTTGTCTTGCCTAGCTTTGCCCAGGCGTCCACAATGCCGCCGTTGGAGCAATGGAAGAAGCAACATGCCCAGCAACACGCCGCAAAGGCCCGGCTCTCTTATCAGCGGCTGAAAGAGGCGAAAGACCAAATCAGCGAAGATACACTGATCGTCAAGTACAAAGAGAAAATTCCTGCCAGCGTCCATCGCAGCCTTGGCGCAACATTGAAAAAATCGTTTCCGCAGTTAGGTTATGATGTCGTCACAGTGCAAAAAGGAAAAACGGCGAAAGAAGTGATACGCGCCTATGCTAAGCTGAAAGCCGTGAAGAGTGTCACGCCAAGTTTTACATATAAAAAGGTTAGCACGAACGATCCGAAAAACGATAAAATGTACCCGCTTTCGTTATTGCAGATCGATAAAGCACTGCAGCTTGCCGGCAAACATAGCGTAACGGTGGCGGTCATTGACAGCGGTGTGGATACGAAGCATCCCGATTTAAAGGCCCAGCTGCTTCCAGCATATAATGCAGTCAATCCGGCAGGCCCGGTAGTGAAAGATATTCACGGAACACATGTTGCCGGGATTATCGGGGCGACCGCCAACAACGGTGTTGGCGCACATGGCATTAATCCTAATGTAAAAATTTTGCCGATCGACGTGTTTAACGGTGAATGGGGCGCGAGCGACTATGTGATTGCCCAAGGTATTTTATACGCGATTGAAAAAGGAGCCAAAGTCATCAACATGAGCCTTGTCGGCTACTTTAACTCCCCGATTTTGGAAGATGCGGTAAAAAAAGCGATTGACGCCGGCGTTACCGTCGTTGCGTCAGCGGGCAACGAAGCAACCGATGAGTATGCCGTCCCGGCATCGTATGAAGGCGTCATTAGCGTCGGAGCGACCGACAGCAAAAACCATTTAGCAAACTTTTCTAACTACGGTCCATCCGTAGATATTGTCGCGCCGGGCGTCGATGTTTACAGCACCGTTTATGATCCGACAAAAGGCGCATCCTTTGCGGAATTAAGCGGAACATCGATGGCTTCTCCGGTTGTGGCGGGCGTGGCGTCACTCATTTTATCCAAATATCCGGACTTAAAGCCGTATGAAGTGGAGGCAATTTTAGAAAAAACGGCGACCGATCTTGGAGAAAAAGGCTATGATCTTAAATATGCGAACGGCCTTGTCAATCCGGTTGCCGCGCTGAACTTTGACATAAAGAAATTGCCGAAAAAAGAAACGTGGAGCGATGAAGCGATTCTCGCCAAAGCTGCTCCGCTGCAGCTGACGGAAGAAACAACAACAAAAACGGGAAGCTTAACAGCACCGGAACAAATCGACTGGCTGAAGGTGGATGTTAACGCCGGGGAAAGCATCCAAGCCGTGCTGGAAGGTGCAGAAGATTACGATTACAAGCTGATCTTGCGCTTCTACCCTGAAGGCAAAAAACAATCCGAAAAGCCAATCAATGTCAATGACACGCGCGCTGGAGAAATAGAAGGAAAATTGTTTACAGCAAAAGAAAACGGCACGCTTGTCATCGGCATCACGGATGCGAATGGCAACTATAGCACGCAGGGAAAATCGGAGTACACGCTAACACTGCAAAAATTAACAACGCTGGCGGAGGACAATTCCACGAAAGACAATCCTGTTGCCATTGAACAGCTTCCTTTTGACAGCGACAAGTCAGAATTCGCGCCATTGACTTTCATCCCGGAAAAAGAAGGGGAAGTGGATCACGATTACTTCACATTTAAAGTGGAAGAACCGACAACAGTGAAGCTGAATCTTTCGCCGGTTCCGGGCATTAATTCGACAATCAGCGTTTACTTAGCGGAAGACTTCTATCATCCGGCTGATCCCGAGAATGGCCCATATCCGATTGTTCCACCAGTAAATAATAACGGCAGCGGAAAAGGCGAGACAGTCACGTTTGAAGCAGATCCGGAAATGGAATATGTCATTGAAGTGGCAAGCGAACCGCCGCTCGATTTTTGGTACTATGGCTTGTTCCCGCAATCCTCCGGCGCAAATGGTGATACGCCAGCGTCCGCCATTCCGTACCGTTTAACGGTGGAGCCGGTAACCATGCCGCCGGATGAAGATGGATATCCGCTGACAGATGATGAGGAAGAACCGGCGCCATCGGAAGAGACGACTCCGGCTGAAGAAGCGCAGCTAAACAAAAAAGCGAAAGAAAAGAAAGATATTATTATAATAATAGAAGATAACGGCCCGTTGTCTTTCGAAAAAGAAGACATACAGCACATAAAAGAAAATGCGCTTCCTTACAGCCTTGGCGATAAGCAGTCGGCGCATATCCAATTTGGCGAAGACCGCGATTTTTACAAGCTGTCTTCTGTCGATGACACAGCAGTTTACCGCTTTACATTTGATGTGCCGGATGACATGCAGCCAGAGGCGGTAGTGTATGAATATGACCCGAAACAAGACGACTTATATCCTATCAGCGAATTTAACGGCTATGACTACTTTACAGGCCAAAAGACAAACACGTTCACGCTATTTTTAGAAAAAGGAAAACAATATTATTTATCGGTTGCCAATGGCCGTTACCAACCGTCTGCTGATCCATATACATTTACATCGGAAAAATTAATGGATGCGCCGAAAGACGTGAATGAAAACAATAATGAGACAATCCGCGCGACGGTCGTTCAGCCGAACAAGGCTGTGACAGGCAATTTCGCGTTGAACAATGATGAGGATATATACTATTACAAACACCGTGCCAATGACGACATATTCACATTCTTTGCGCGCCCGGATAAATTGGCAAACAAAGCAAGCTTGCCGGCTGAATTGCAAGGCACGCTAATTCCGATTGCGACAGTGGTGGAAGATACGAATGGAAACATGACCATTGATGACGAAGAAGCGGGGAAAATGGTTGAATTTTGGCCGACCGGACTCAATCCACTTTACGATGTGAACGGTTCGTTTAAAGCGAAGAAAAACACAGGCTATTTCTTTATCATAAACAGCTATCCGTACGATGGACTAACGCTTCAATCATACCGCTTCGGCATTGAAACGCTGCCGAAAAAAGATGAAGATGCGGGATCTGTGGTGAAAAACAACGTGCCATCCAAACCGCTCAGTTTGAAACAGTCGGGAAATACGTTCAAAGCGACCGGCTATTTGAACGCGTCCGTCGATTACGGCGATAAAGACTATTATGTGTTTACCGCGGCGAAAGACGGCAAATTTACCGTCCAGCTTGCTGGCGGCGTTACGATGGATGGCGTCATCTCCATTTATAATGAAAAAGGCGGGCTTGTGCAAACATTCGACTATTATGGCGAAGGCGACAGCGAAATTGCTACTGTTACTTTGAAAAAAGGAAAATACTACATCGTTGTGGAAGACAGTTTTGCACGCCCAAGCGCGCAGCCATATACGCTTTCGGTTTCACCAGTAAAATAA
- the secA2 gene encoding accessory Sec system translocase SecA2 — protein MLSYVKKLFNSDERRLKRYYKIVDHINALEPKFAKLSDQELREKTAYFKNELANGKTVFDIQAEAFAVVREAAKRVLGMRHFDVQLIGGLVLAEGNIAEMATGEGKTLVASLPSYLRALEGKGVHVITVNEYLARRDRELIGQIHEFLGLTVGLNLPMMETEEKKAAYQADITYGIGSEFGFDYLRDNMVYDISQRVQRPFHYAIIDEIDSILIDEAKTPLIIAGKTGVSSELSYLCARIVKTLQRDVDYYYDEETKATNLTEEGIAKIERGFGIDNLYDVEHQTLYHYIIQALRAHVLFQRDVDYIVRDGKIVLIDMFTGRPMEGRSLSHGLHQAIEAKEGLELTEENKTQAAITIQNYFRLYPILSGMTGTAKTEEKEFQTLYGMDVVQIPTNKPVIRVDEPDRVFLTIDQKYKAVAKEVKRVHETGQPVLIGTTSILQSEKVAKYLEAENLPFRLLNAKTIEQEAQLIALAGQKGQITIATNMAGRGTDIMLGEGVAELGGLFVLGTERHEARRIDNQLKGRAGRQGDPGRSQFFISLEDDMFRRFAKEEMEKWMKKAKTDENGEILNKEIHEFVDRVQRICEGNNFSIREYNLKLDDVLNDQRTAVYQLRNRILEGDRLIPLVIDMLHSYVPYEIEQHCPADMLPEEWDLEKLTEQLREIIPFPAVQLSGNINDIEDVKSNVQHSLEQYIHYLETMNDAEQVKAEIRPSLLSIVDYYWLNHLDAMERLKEGIGLRFYSQEDPIRQYQREGFELFVYMYHQIEADICRRLAQAVAPKAAASESAGKTS, from the coding sequence ATGTTGTCTTATGTTAAAAAGCTATTCAACAGCGATGAGAGACGGTTGAAGCGCTACTACAAAATCGTTGATCATATTAACGCACTGGAACCAAAGTTTGCAAAACTATCCGATCAAGAGCTGCGGGAAAAAACAGCTTATTTTAAAAATGAACTCGCCAATGGAAAAACGGTATTTGACATTCAAGCAGAAGCGTTTGCGGTGGTGCGCGAAGCAGCGAAACGGGTGCTCGGCATGCGCCATTTCGACGTCCAGCTGATCGGCGGGCTTGTGCTGGCGGAAGGAAACATTGCCGAAATGGCAACAGGAGAAGGAAAAACGCTCGTCGCGTCATTGCCGAGCTATTTGCGCGCTTTAGAAGGAAAAGGAGTGCATGTCATTACCGTCAACGAATATTTAGCCAGACGGGACCGCGAATTGATTGGGCAAATTCATGAATTTTTAGGGCTGACCGTCGGGCTGAACCTTCCGATGATGGAAACGGAAGAGAAAAAAGCGGCATATCAAGCAGATATTACATATGGAATCGGCAGCGAATTCGGCTTTGATTATTTGCGAGACAACATGGTTTATGACATATCCCAGCGCGTACAGCGCCCGTTTCACTACGCGATTATTGACGAAATCGACAGCATCCTCATCGACGAAGCAAAAACCCCGCTCATTATCGCCGGCAAAACGGGAGTCAGCTCTGAGCTAAGCTATTTATGCGCCCGCATTGTTAAAACATTGCAACGCGATGTCGACTACTATTATGACGAAGAAACAAAGGCAACGAACTTGACGGAAGAAGGAATCGCCAAAATCGAGCGCGGCTTTGGCATCGACAACTTGTATGATGTAGAGCATCAAACTTTATATCATTATATCATTCAAGCATTGCGCGCCCACGTGTTATTTCAGCGCGACGTCGATTATATCGTCAGAGACGGGAAAATTGTATTAATCGACATGTTCACCGGGCGGCCGATGGAAGGGCGGAGCTTAAGCCACGGCCTCCATCAGGCGATTGAAGCGAAAGAAGGGCTTGAATTAACGGAAGAAAATAAAACACAGGCAGCGATTACGATTCAAAACTACTTCCGGCTTTATCCGATTTTATCGGGCATGACAGGGACCGCCAAAACGGAAGAAAAAGAATTTCAAACTCTCTACGGCATGGATGTCGTGCAAATCCCAACGAACAAGCCGGTCATCCGCGTCGATGAGCCGGACCGTGTCTTCTTAACAATCGATCAGAAATATAAAGCGGTCGCGAAAGAAGTAAAACGTGTGCATGAGACAGGACAGCCGGTCTTAATTGGAACAACGTCCATTTTGCAGTCGGAAAAAGTCGCCAAATACTTAGAAGCGGAAAATCTGCCGTTTCGCCTCTTAAACGCGAAAACGATCGAACAAGAAGCCCAGCTGATCGCGCTGGCTGGACAAAAGGGGCAAATAACGATCGCGACAAACATGGCCGGCCGCGGGACAGACATCATGCTTGGCGAAGGGGTGGCCGAACTTGGCGGGCTGTTTGTGCTCGGTACAGAACGCCACGAAGCGCGGCGCATTGACAATCAGCTGAAAGGGCGGGCCGGCCGCCAAGGTGATCCGGGTCGTTCCCAGTTTTTCATTTCTTTGGAAGATGACATGTTCCGCCGGTTTGCCAAAGAAGAGATGGAAAAATGGATGAAAAAAGCAAAGACAGACGAAAACGGAGAAATTTTAAATAAAGAAATCCATGAGTTTGTCGATCGCGTTCAGCGCATTTGCGAAGGCAACAACTTCTCGATTCGCGAATACAACTTAAAGCTTGACGACGTGCTGAACGACCAGCGGACAGCGGTTTACCAATTGCGCAACCGCATTCTCGAAGGCGATCGCTTGATTCCGTTAGTGATCGATATGCTTCATTCATATGTTCCATATGAAATCGAACAACATTGCCCGGCGGATATGCTTCCAGAAGAATGGGATTTAGAGAAGCTTACTGAGCAGCTGCGCGAAATCATCCCTTTTCCTGCCGTCCAACTTTCGGGAAACATTAACGACATAGAAGACGTGAAAAGCAATGTCCAGCACTCGCTGGAACAATACATTCATTATTTAGAAACAATGAACGATGCCGAGCAAGTGAAAGCGGAAATCAGGCCTTCTTTGCTTTCCATTGTCGATTATTATTGGCTGAATCACCTTGACGCGATGGAACGTTTAAAAGAAGGAATCGGTTTGCGCTTCTACAGCCAAGAAGATCCGATTCGCCAATACCAGCGCGAAGGATTTGAGCTGTTCGTATATATGTACCATCAAATCGAAGCGGATATTTGCCGCCGTCTCGCACAGGCGGTCGCTCCAAAAGCCGCCGCCAGTGAAAGTGCTGGAAAAACGTCCTAA
- a CDS encoding accessory Sec system S-layer assembly protein has protein sequence MFPFFKKQKQQKDEHDSVVEANELLENSEADSDEEEVKTELSFHPSWNVSIEERYYYQFLHNQQRPLKKNQISLSGIDLKQVPRGYVVTAFVRNSLSRPVAFTPAPLLLLGPNNEVLARKVFDLSELGEIPPCCSRPWKFLFEQETLRTSELPLVDWKLAFELPKQKHHSLDLAESWEKSLAAEDKQKLQALVQSLQPPKPGEVNFMGLQAQQTEQGDLHVTLLIRNGSDKNIHIEQLALQVHDASGDIVASGAFSLDHFEVKANTSKPWTFIFPKSLVTKENPDLRSWKVSLPSSSQPS, from the coding sequence ATGTTTCCATTTTTTAAAAAACAAAAACAGCAAAAAGACGAACATGACAGCGTCGTAGAAGCAAACGAACTGTTAGAAAACAGCGAGGCAGATTCGGACGAAGAAGAAGTCAAAACAGAGCTGTCGTTCCATCCATCGTGGAACGTAAGCATAGAAGAACGCTACTATTATCAATTTTTGCATAATCAGCAGCGGCCGCTGAAAAAAAACCAAATTTCTTTATCCGGCATTGATTTAAAACAAGTGCCGCGAGGGTATGTCGTTACGGCTTTCGTCCGCAACAGCTTGTCCCGTCCGGTTGCATTCACCCCGGCTCCGCTTTTGTTGCTCGGCCCGAACAATGAAGTGCTCGCCCGTAAAGTGTTCGACTTGTCGGAACTTGGGGAAATTCCGCCGTGCTGCAGCCGCCCATGGAAATTTTTATTTGAACAAGAAACGCTCAGAACTTCTGAACTGCCACTCGTTGATTGGAAGCTTGCCTTTGAATTGCCAAAACAAAAACATCACTCCCTCGATTTAGCAGAAAGCTGGGAGAAAAGCTTGGCGGCAGAGGACAAACAAAAGCTGCAGGCGCTCGTTCAATCGCTGCAGCCGCCTAAACCAGGGGAAGTCAATTTTATGGGGCTGCAAGCGCAGCAGACAGAACAAGGCGATCTTCATGTTACGCTGCTTATTCGCAATGGAAGTGACAAAAACATTCATATTGAACAATTAGCGCTGCAAGTCCATGATGCAAGCGGAGATATCGTCGCCAGCGGCGCATTTTCCCTTGATCATTTTGAAGTGAAAGCAAATACAAGCAAACCGTGGACGTTTATTTTCCCAAAATCGCTAGTCACGAAGGAAAATCCGGATCTTCGTTCATGGAAAGTATCGCTGCCGTCTTCTTCTCAACCATCGTAA
- a CDS encoding membrane protein, producing the protein MKRLGMLKKWNNKIDSFSPYFFFPFILILYFFVSLFDFGKIEYFEADRNILWAILAGLLSYLAAVHLVQKKNWMFPSMGLAFLKGKTKYFLYVLGAVGLASYVMMLATGQIGITDESVRRHLDPKLNFFSSFLWFSVLFLLCDRAVREHPLTKKQMRTYFAVLVIILLLLVLMGYRTPIVVMCFTVLIVFHYTIRRIKLSWLLAFLFVVGLSLSLFGFFRVITEDQTKEFNSHEGPNVELSEEQADKDEVLLRKINETPKWVRGLTEVSVTGRIVLSKLMEYTDKHGYMYGKLHEGIFSTVLPGEQLSPRMMITEMVNSLTVDKGKYVTRPGRTTTPTLLGQFYVEAGYWAIIIGFALYGVILSMLYNQMKQTGFASFQTIAYAFITTIFMISIHTGLLDLLFLLMIGYAIVSSAIERTRANT; encoded by the coding sequence ATGAAGCGACTAGGGATGCTTAAAAAGTGGAACAATAAGATTGATTCATTTTCACCATATTTTTTCTTTCCTTTTATTTTAATTCTTTACTTTTTTGTCAGCTTGTTTGACTTTGGAAAAATAGAATATTTTGAAGCTGACCGGAATATTTTATGGGCCATTTTAGCCGGGCTTCTTTCCTATTTGGCAGCTGTTCATCTTGTCCAAAAGAAAAATTGGATGTTTCCTTCTATGGGACTGGCCTTTTTAAAAGGAAAAACAAAATATTTTTTATATGTTCTTGGCGCGGTCGGTTTAGCTAGTTACGTTATGATGCTGGCGACAGGACAAATTGGGATAACGGATGAATCGGTGCGCAGGCATTTAGACCCGAAGTTGAATTTTTTTAGTTCGTTTTTATGGTTTTCTGTTCTGTTTCTTCTTTGTGACCGTGCTGTCCGCGAGCATCCACTCACAAAGAAGCAGATGCGCACGTATTTTGCCGTGTTAGTCATTATTTTGCTGCTTTTAGTGTTAATGGGATACCGGACGCCGATTGTCGTGATGTGTTTTACCGTTTTGATTGTTTTCCATTATACAATTCGGCGCATTAAGCTGTCGTGGCTGCTGGCGTTTTTATTCGTCGTTGGCTTGTCGCTTTCGTTATTCGGATTTTTCCGCGTCATTACAGAGGACCAGACGAAAGAATTTAACAGCCATGAAGGGCCGAATGTGGAGTTAAGTGAAGAGCAAGCAGATAAAGATGAGGTGCTTCTCCGCAAAATTAATGAAACGCCAAAATGGGTCCGCGGGTTAACGGAAGTGAGCGTCACAGGGCGGATTGTATTAAGCAAATTAATGGAATATACCGATAAGCATGGGTATATGTATGGAAAGCTTCATGAAGGGATATTTTCGACGGTGTTGCCGGGCGAGCAGCTATCGCCGCGCATGATGATCACGGAAATGGTAAATTCGCTTACGGTAGATAAAGGAAAATATGTGACGCGCCCGGGCAGAACCACCACGCCGACGCTGCTTGGACAATTTTATGTCGAGGCGGGCTATTGGGCGATTATCATTGGCTTTGCCTTGTATGGCGTGATTTTGTCGATGCTGTATAATCAGATGAAGCAAACGGGGTTCGCCTCGTTTCAAACGATTGCGTACGCGTTTATCACGACGATTTTTATGATTTCCATCCATACTGGTTTGCTTGATTTATTGTTTTTATTGATGATCGGCTATGCTATTGTCTCTAGCGCCATTGAAAGAACGAGGGCAAACACTTAA